Proteins encoded by one window of Manihot esculenta cultivar AM560-2 chromosome 10, M.esculenta_v8, whole genome shotgun sequence:
- the LOC122724794 gene encoding cationic amino acid transporter 4, vacuolar-like isoform X2 translates to MLSTSFLRSVPALLRRFLCSSLAVRCCSSPRPRSLQLPSYLARHTIPVLGTVVDPSAAVLVLAVTVLLCMGIKESSLAQAIVTTVNICGMLFIIIVGGYLAFKTGWIGYELPSGYFPLGLNGMLGGSAVVFFSFIGFDVVASTAEEVNLVELEE, encoded by the exons ATGCTGTCAACGTCGTTTCTGCGTTCGGTTCCTGCTCTTCTCCGCCGCTTCCTCTGCTCCAGTCTTGCTGTCCGGTGCTGCTCCTCGCCGCGTCCTCGGTCACTGCAG CTGCCTTCTTACTTGGCCCGTCACACCATTCCAGTGCTTGGTACTGTTGTAGACCCATCTGCAGCTGTTTTGGTTCTTGCTGTCACTGTACTCTTGTGCATGGGAATCAAGGAG AGCTCATTGGCGCAAGCCATTGTTACAACAGTGAATATATGTGGGATGCTGTTTATCATAATAGTGGGCGGATATTTGGCTTTTAAGACTGGATGGATTGGTTATGAACTTCCTAGTGG GTACTTCCCTCTTGGTTTAAATGGGATGCTTGGAGGCTCTGCTGTAGTATTCTTTTCATTCATTGGTTTTGACGTTGTTGCTAGCACAGCTGAAGAG GTAAACCTTGTTGAACTGGAAGAGTGA
- the LOC110624729 gene encoding auxin response factor 1 isoform X1 has protein sequence MAFTSTNHTPVGHPHAGGCNDALYKELWHACAGPLVNLPRDGERVYYFPQGHMEQLEASMHQGLEQHMPSFNLPSKILCKVVNVQRRAEPETDEVYAQITLLPEPDQSEVTSPDPPLPEPERCTVHSFCKTLTASDTSTHGGFSVLRRHADDCLPPLDMSQQPPWQELVASDLHGNSWHFRHIFRGQPRRHLLTTGWSVFVSSKKLVAGDAFIFLRGENGELRVGVRRLMRQQISMPSSVISCQSMHLGVLATASHAINTGTLFSVFYKPRTSRSEFIVSVNKYLEAQSHKLSVGMRFKMRFEGEEVPERRFSGTIVGVGDNMSSGWADSEWRSLKVQWDEPSSILRPDRVSPWELEPLVASAPSNSQPVQRNKRARPSVLPSPTPNLSALGMLSFPLAFHLFICLCWFVTITLWCLCALDVWKPPTESPAFSYGDSQRGRDLYPSHNFSTTAKANSLGFSGNSLLSSVSPNSMYWPNRVESVTDSFVPVINKDSGERKQSTGNGYRLFGIQLVDNSNVEETSPLAVASGMGDDCPIVSLDAESDQNSEPSNINRSEIPSISCEPEKSCLRSPQESQSRQIRSCTKVHMQGIAVGRAVDLTRFECYEDLLMKLEDMFDIEGELSGSTKKWQVVYTDDEDDMMMVGDDPWHEFCSMVRKIFIYTSEEVKRLSPKIKLPVNEEIKATKADGDPDAAVNMEDQSSVVGPGC, from the exons ATGGCATTCACGAGCACCAATCATACACCTGTTGGACATCCTCATGCAG GAGGATGCAATGATGCTCTTTACAAAGAACTATGGCATGCCTGTGCCGGACCTCTTGTCAACCTTCCTCGTGATGGGGAGCGAGTTTATTATTTTCCACAAGGTCACATGGAACAG CTTGAAGCTTCAATGCATCAAGGGTTGGAGCAACATATGCCATCATTCAATCTTCCATCAAAAATTCTTTGTAAAGTGGTCAATGTTCAGCGTAGG GCTGAACCTGAAACAGATGAAGTTTATGCACAGATTACCCTGCTTCCAGAACCAGAC CAAAGTGAGGTTACTAGCCCTGATCCTCCACTACCAGAACCTGAAAGATGCACAGTTCATTCATTTTGTAAGACACTTACTGCTTCTGACACAAGCACTCATGGTGGTTTCTCTGTTCTTCGAAGGCATGCAGATGATTGTCTGCCTCCCCTG GATATGTCCCAGCAGCCACCTTGGCAAGAGTTGGTTGCCAGTGACTTGCATGGGAATTCATGGCATTTCCGACACATTTTTCGGG GTCAACCTAGACGCCATCTACTTACAACCGGGTGGAGTGTCTTTGTTAGTTCAAAGAAGTTAGTGGCAGGAGATGCATTCATCTTCTTGAG GGGAGAAAATGGAGAACTTCGGGTTGGTGTAAGGAGGCTTATGAGACAGCAGATTAGTATGCCATCTTCTGTTATATCTTGCCAAAGCATGCACCTTGGGGTTCTTGCCACTGCATCTCATGCAATTAATACAGGAACTCTTTTTTCTGTCTTCTACAAGCCAAG AACCAGTCGTTCTGAGTTCATTGTAAGTGTCAACAAGTATCTTGAAGCTCAGAGCCACAAGCTTTCTGTTGGGATGAGGTTTAAGATGAGATTTGAGGGCGAAGAAGTACCTGAACGAAG GTTTAGCGGCACCATTGTTGGTGTTGGAGATAATATGTCGTCTGGTTGGGCTGATTCTGAGTGGAGATCCTTAAAG GTTCAATGGGATGAGCCTTCTTCAATCTTGCGTCCAGATAGAGTATCACCATGGGAATTGGAGCCACTCGTTGCATCTGCTCCTTCAAACTCCCAACCTGTGCAAAGGAACAAGCGCGCTCGGCCATCTGTTTTACCTTCACCAACGCCAAATCTGTCTGCACTTGGTATGTTATCTTTCCCTTTAGCGTTTCATCTTTTCATTTGTTTATGTTGGTTTGTAACGATAACCTTGTGGTGCCTGTGTGCATTAGATGTGTGGAAACCCCCAACTGAGTCTCCTGCTTTCTCATATGGGGACTCTCAACGTGGACGAGATCTTTATCCATCTCACAATTTCTCTACAACTGCAAAGGCCAACTCTCTTGGCTTTAGTGGCAATAGTCTATTGTCTAGTGTCTCCCCCAACTCAATGTATTGGCCTAACCGGGTGGAAAGTGTTACAGATTCTTTTGTCCCAGTTATTAACAAAGATTCTGGAGAGAGAAAACAAAGCACTGGAAATGGTTACAGGCTTTTTGGGATTCAACTTGTTGACAACTCCAATGTGGAAGAAACTTCACCTTTAGCTGTTGCTTCAGGAATGGGGGATGATTGCCCTATTGTGTCCTTGGATGCTGAATCTGATCAAAATTCTGAGCCATCAAATATTAATCGATCTGAAATCCCTTCAATAAGTTGTGAGCCTGAGAAATCATGCCTCAGATCTCCTCAAGAGTCACAAAGCCGTCAAATCAGAAGCTGCACAAAG gtTCACATGCAAGGGATTGCTGTTGGTAGAGCTGTTGATTTGACACGGTTTGAATGTTATGAGGACTTGCTGATGAAGCTGGAGGATATGTTTGACATTGAAGGTGAGCTCAGTGGATCAACAAAGAAATGGCAAGTTGTCTACACGGATGATGAAGATGACATGATGATGGTTGGGGATGACCCATGGCA TGAGTTCTGCAGCATGGTGAGGAAGATTTTCATATATACATCTGAGGAAGTGAAGAGGTTATCACCCAAGATTAAACTCCCAGTCAATGAAGAGATCAAAGCAACCAAAGCTGATGGTGACCCTGATGCTGCAGTTAACATGGAGGACCAATCATCTGTTGTTGGGCCTGGGTGCTAA
- the LOC110624730 gene encoding uncharacterized protein LOC110624730, whose protein sequence is MIKAVKKLKKLWPKKKRRKKTHQEPHYLPPPPCPCCCSYSSPVQPSAPPLPPWLVPDQTNETVTAPGVQQYLPEVSYQSRIQFQSQEIIVETNPICPTLPIETTPLTYQQYTVPNPVYGVPVVETPRRESSGGFFGCLISYGVDLIRCFCPCFRIREVD, encoded by the coding sequence ATGATAAAGGCAGTGAAGAAGTTGAAGAAGCTCTGGccaaaaaagaagagaagaaagaagacCCATCAAGAACCTCATTATCTTCCTCCGCCACCGTGCCCCTGTTGCTGCTCCTATTCCTCTCCAGTTCAACCTTCTGCTCCACCGCTGCCGCCATGGCTGGTGCCTGACCAGACCAATGAGACCGTTACTGCACCTGGGGTGCAGCAGTACCTTCCAGAAGTAAGCTACCAAAGTCGAATCCAGTTCCAATCTCAAGAAATTATTGTGGAAACAAATCCCATTTGTCCTACGTTACCAATTGAGACTACCCCATTAACGTACCAGCAATATACAGTTCCAAATCCTGTTTATGGGGTGCCTGTTGTGGAGACGCCAAGAAGAGAGAGCTCAGGTGGGTTCTTTGGATGTCTTATTAGCTATGGTGTGGATCTAATTCGTTGCTTCTGTCCTTGTTTTCGCATTCGAGAAGTTGACTGA
- the LOC122724794 gene encoding cationic amino acid transporter 4, vacuolar-like isoform X4, which translates to MLSTSFLRSVPALLRRFLCSSLAVRCCSSPRPRSLQLPSYLARHTIPVLGTVVDPSAAVLVLAVTVLLCMGIKESSLAQAIVTTVNICGMLFIIIVGGYLAFKTGWIGYELPSGYFPLGLNGMLGGSAVVFFSFIGFDVVASTAEEVA; encoded by the exons ATGCTGTCAACGTCGTTTCTGCGTTCGGTTCCTGCTCTTCTCCGCCGCTTCCTCTGCTCCAGTCTTGCTGTCCGGTGCTGCTCCTCGCCGCGTCCTCGGTCACTGCAG CTGCCTTCTTACTTGGCCCGTCACACCATTCCAGTGCTTGGTACTGTTGTAGACCCATCTGCAGCTGTTTTGGTTCTTGCTGTCACTGTACTCTTGTGCATGGGAATCAAGGAG AGCTCATTGGCGCAAGCCATTGTTACAACAGTGAATATATGTGGGATGCTGTTTATCATAATAGTGGGCGGATATTTGGCTTTTAAGACTGGATGGATTGGTTATGAACTTCCTAGTGG GTACTTCCCTCTTGGTTTAAATGGGATGCTTGGAGGCTCTGCTGTAGTATTCTTTTCATTCATTGGTTTTGACGTTGTTGCTAGCACAGCTGAAGAG GTTGCTTGA
- the LOC122724794 gene encoding cationic amino acid transporter 4, vacuolar-like isoform X1 has protein sequence MLSTSFLRSVPALLRRFLCSSLAVRCCSSPRPRSLQLPSYLARHTIPVLGTVVDPSAAVLVLAVTVLLCMGIKESSLAQAIVTTVNICGMLFIIIVGGYLAFKTGWIGYELPSGYFPLGLNGMLGGSAVVFFSFIGFDVVASTAEEKDAGCLNS, from the exons ATGCTGTCAACGTCGTTTCTGCGTTCGGTTCCTGCTCTTCTCCGCCGCTTCCTCTGCTCCAGTCTTGCTGTCCGGTGCTGCTCCTCGCCGCGTCCTCGGTCACTGCAG CTGCCTTCTTACTTGGCCCGTCACACCATTCCAGTGCTTGGTACTGTTGTAGACCCATCTGCAGCTGTTTTGGTTCTTGCTGTCACTGTACTCTTGTGCATGGGAATCAAGGAG AGCTCATTGGCGCAAGCCATTGTTACAACAGTGAATATATGTGGGATGCTGTTTATCATAATAGTGGGCGGATATTTGGCTTTTAAGACTGGATGGATTGGTTATGAACTTCCTAGTGG GTACTTCCCTCTTGGTTTAAATGGGATGCTTGGAGGCTCTGCTGTAGTATTCTTTTCATTCATTGGTTTTGACGTTGTTGCTAGCACAGCTGAAGAG AAAGATGCAGGTTGCTTGAACTCATAA
- the LOC110624729 gene encoding auxin response factor 1 isoform X2 has protein sequence MAFTSTNHTPVGHPHAGGCNDALYKELWHACAGPLVNLPRDGERVYYFPQGHMEQLEASMHQGLEQHMPSFNLPSKILCKVVNVQRRAEPETDEVYAQITLLPEPDQSEVTSPDPPLPEPERCTVHSFCKTLTASDTSTHGGFSVLRRHADDCLPPLDMSQQPPWQELVASDLHGNSWHFRHIFRGQPRRHLLTTGWSVFVSSKKLVAGDAFIFLRGENGELRVGVRRLMRQQISMPSSVISCQSMHLGVLATASHAINTGTLFSVFYKPRTSRSEFIVSVNKYLEAQSHKLSVGMRFKMRFEGEEVPERRFSGTIVGVGDNMSSGWADSEWRSLKVQWDEPSSILRPDRVSPWELEPLVASAPSNSQPVQRNKRARPSVLPSPTPNLSALDVWKPPTESPAFSYGDSQRGRDLYPSHNFSTTAKANSLGFSGNSLLSSVSPNSMYWPNRVESVTDSFVPVINKDSGERKQSTGNGYRLFGIQLVDNSNVEETSPLAVASGMGDDCPIVSLDAESDQNSEPSNINRSEIPSISCEPEKSCLRSPQESQSRQIRSCTKVHMQGIAVGRAVDLTRFECYEDLLMKLEDMFDIEGELSGSTKKWQVVYTDDEDDMMMVGDDPWHEFCSMVRKIFIYTSEEVKRLSPKIKLPVNEEIKATKADGDPDAAVNMEDQSSVVGPGC, from the exons ATGGCATTCACGAGCACCAATCATACACCTGTTGGACATCCTCATGCAG GAGGATGCAATGATGCTCTTTACAAAGAACTATGGCATGCCTGTGCCGGACCTCTTGTCAACCTTCCTCGTGATGGGGAGCGAGTTTATTATTTTCCACAAGGTCACATGGAACAG CTTGAAGCTTCAATGCATCAAGGGTTGGAGCAACATATGCCATCATTCAATCTTCCATCAAAAATTCTTTGTAAAGTGGTCAATGTTCAGCGTAGG GCTGAACCTGAAACAGATGAAGTTTATGCACAGATTACCCTGCTTCCAGAACCAGAC CAAAGTGAGGTTACTAGCCCTGATCCTCCACTACCAGAACCTGAAAGATGCACAGTTCATTCATTTTGTAAGACACTTACTGCTTCTGACACAAGCACTCATGGTGGTTTCTCTGTTCTTCGAAGGCATGCAGATGATTGTCTGCCTCCCCTG GATATGTCCCAGCAGCCACCTTGGCAAGAGTTGGTTGCCAGTGACTTGCATGGGAATTCATGGCATTTCCGACACATTTTTCGGG GTCAACCTAGACGCCATCTACTTACAACCGGGTGGAGTGTCTTTGTTAGTTCAAAGAAGTTAGTGGCAGGAGATGCATTCATCTTCTTGAG GGGAGAAAATGGAGAACTTCGGGTTGGTGTAAGGAGGCTTATGAGACAGCAGATTAGTATGCCATCTTCTGTTATATCTTGCCAAAGCATGCACCTTGGGGTTCTTGCCACTGCATCTCATGCAATTAATACAGGAACTCTTTTTTCTGTCTTCTACAAGCCAAG AACCAGTCGTTCTGAGTTCATTGTAAGTGTCAACAAGTATCTTGAAGCTCAGAGCCACAAGCTTTCTGTTGGGATGAGGTTTAAGATGAGATTTGAGGGCGAAGAAGTACCTGAACGAAG GTTTAGCGGCACCATTGTTGGTGTTGGAGATAATATGTCGTCTGGTTGGGCTGATTCTGAGTGGAGATCCTTAAAG GTTCAATGGGATGAGCCTTCTTCAATCTTGCGTCCAGATAGAGTATCACCATGGGAATTGGAGCCACTCGTTGCATCTGCTCCTTCAAACTCCCAACCTGTGCAAAGGAACAAGCGCGCTCGGCCATCTGTTTTACCTTCACCAACGCCAAATCTGTCTGCACTTG ATGTGTGGAAACCCCCAACTGAGTCTCCTGCTTTCTCATATGGGGACTCTCAACGTGGACGAGATCTTTATCCATCTCACAATTTCTCTACAACTGCAAAGGCCAACTCTCTTGGCTTTAGTGGCAATAGTCTATTGTCTAGTGTCTCCCCCAACTCAATGTATTGGCCTAACCGGGTGGAAAGTGTTACAGATTCTTTTGTCCCAGTTATTAACAAAGATTCTGGAGAGAGAAAACAAAGCACTGGAAATGGTTACAGGCTTTTTGGGATTCAACTTGTTGACAACTCCAATGTGGAAGAAACTTCACCTTTAGCTGTTGCTTCAGGAATGGGGGATGATTGCCCTATTGTGTCCTTGGATGCTGAATCTGATCAAAATTCTGAGCCATCAAATATTAATCGATCTGAAATCCCTTCAATAAGTTGTGAGCCTGAGAAATCATGCCTCAGATCTCCTCAAGAGTCACAAAGCCGTCAAATCAGAAGCTGCACAAAG gtTCACATGCAAGGGATTGCTGTTGGTAGAGCTGTTGATTTGACACGGTTTGAATGTTATGAGGACTTGCTGATGAAGCTGGAGGATATGTTTGACATTGAAGGTGAGCTCAGTGGATCAACAAAGAAATGGCAAGTTGTCTACACGGATGATGAAGATGACATGATGATGGTTGGGGATGACCCATGGCA TGAGTTCTGCAGCATGGTGAGGAAGATTTTCATATATACATCTGAGGAAGTGAAGAGGTTATCACCCAAGATTAAACTCCCAGTCAATGAAGAGATCAAAGCAACCAAAGCTGATGGTGACCCTGATGCTGCAGTTAACATGGAGGACCAATCATCTGTTGTTGGGCCTGGGTGCTAA
- the LOC122724794 gene encoding cationic amino acid transporter 4, vacuolar-like isoform X3, translating to MLSTSFLRSVPALLRRFLCSSLAVRCCSSPRPRSLQLPSYLARHTIPVLGTVVDPSAAVLVLAVTVLLCMGIKESSLAQAIVTTVNICGMLFIIIVGGYLAFKTGWIGYELPSGYFPLGLNGMLGGSAVVFFSFIGFDVVASTAEEMQVA from the exons ATGCTGTCAACGTCGTTTCTGCGTTCGGTTCCTGCTCTTCTCCGCCGCTTCCTCTGCTCCAGTCTTGCTGTCCGGTGCTGCTCCTCGCCGCGTCCTCGGTCACTGCAG CTGCCTTCTTACTTGGCCCGTCACACCATTCCAGTGCTTGGTACTGTTGTAGACCCATCTGCAGCTGTTTTGGTTCTTGCTGTCACTGTACTCTTGTGCATGGGAATCAAGGAG AGCTCATTGGCGCAAGCCATTGTTACAACAGTGAATATATGTGGGATGCTGTTTATCATAATAGTGGGCGGATATTTGGCTTTTAAGACTGGATGGATTGGTTATGAACTTCCTAGTGG GTACTTCCCTCTTGGTTTAAATGGGATGCTTGGAGGCTCTGCTGTAGTATTCTTTTCATTCATTGGTTTTGACGTTGTTGCTAGCACAGCTGAAGAG ATGCAGGTTGCTTGA